One Nostoc sp. CENA543 genomic window, CCAAGCTGTTTCTAGTTCTAAACTTCTCAATTCTCTTAATTTGAACTTTCCTTGCTGATGAATAAGGTTGGCTAAATAGTCATGCACTAGTTGATAGAGATCGGCTGATTTTTCCGGTAGTAAAACAACTAAACCTGATTTGACAAAAATCTCTAACACTAAATCAAGAGACGCTGGGTTTACCATCTCTACAAGCGATATCTCTACACCCAAACTCTGCAAATCCCGTTCTAATTCCACACGAGTCTTTAAAGGACGCGTCCCTTGTTCATCAGTCAGCAAAAACAGCACAAATTCCGCCAACTGCTGATGTTCTTCCCCGCAGTCATGAATAACTTCATTTAAATAATGCTGCACCAAGTCTTGTTTAGTGCCGAACTGCCGATATTTTTCTAAAGTAGTAATATTCTCAGCTTGCAACTGCGCTCCCACCACTTGCAATTCAATGGGGCGCACTTCGCCCAACTCTCCGGCTAAGTCCTCTACCAGTGCATCAACTAAAGCGGGTTCTAATTGAAAGCTAGTATTTGCAGTTAACCGTTCAATAATTGACTTCGCATCCTTGGGGGAGAAGTTACCCAACTTATAAAGCACACGATGACTGAGAATGTCATTACCAATAATCTGAAAGCTAGGTAAATCATTACATTCCAGCAAGTAATGGATGTAATCAACCCGCAAGGATAAGATAACTTTCGCTGATAGAATCTCTAGACACGACCCCAGAAACTCAAAGAACTGCTTACGTTGTGCAGGTTCGGTGTAAACAAAGAAAAATTCCTCAAATTGATCAAAAACTAGCACCGTGCGGAGGTTGTGTTGTTCTTTTTCGCGCAATAAGTCGAGGAGGGAATTTAGAAACAGGGGAGCAGAGGAGCAGGGGAGCAGGGGAGAAGGGAAAGAATTAGGGTTTGAGTGAGAGTTTTCTGGATCTGAAGCTGAAGGTTGAGCCTCTGAGGTCGAAACTTGAGCCTCAGAGGTCGATGTTTGAGCCTCAGAACTCGAAAGTTGAGCCTCTGAGGTCGAAGCGTGAGCCTCTGAGGTTGAAAGTTGAGCCTCTGAGGTCGAAGGTTGAGCCTTTGAGGTCGAAGGTTGAGCCTCTGAGGTCGAAGCGTGAGCTTCTGAACTCGAAAGTTGAACCTCCGAACCCGAACTGTCAACCTCTGAACTCGAAACGTCAACATTCCCAGTCCCCAATCCCAACAATTGCCCCAACTCCTTCTCCCAATTGGTATAAACCCGCATAACGATGACTAAGTTATCTTTGCCGCGAATTGATTGTTGTTGCAAGGCTGGGACTAAACCCGCATTCACTAGCGAACTTTTACCAACTCCAGATTGACCGTGAATAACTATTAATTTATATTCATCATCATTGAGGCGTTCAAGCAATCTTTCTACATCTAATTGACGACCGGAGGCTGAAATTTCTGGGGATATATTAGACGTTGTCTGTAACGTCTCTAGCAATGTTTGTCGTCTAGCTTCTAATCTCCCTGCGCCAACAAAAGCCCTTAAGCCAAATTGTTGTTCTATCGAGCGTCGTTGCTGTTTAATGTTGTAAGCTTTGAGATATGCTTTCCGTTCTTTCTGTTCAAAATAAAATTCCTGTAATTGATTGAGAATTTTAATATAAAGTCGGATATCTTCTTGGGGATTTGCCCCGTCTTTGGCAGTTTCTAAGATACTAATTGCTTCTTGAGTATTACCCAAATTATATTGAGCGCGACTCAAGATAAATTTATATAAGTTTAAGTCGTAAGTTTGAACAGATTTGAATAATCTATTATCTAAAGAAGTCTGGGGAATTGTGGGGATGATTGCTAATGCTTGTTTAACTAAGTCTATTGCTTGTTGCCAGTTTGATTCAGCTAAAGCTACTTCCGCCAAAAATCCATAATCTCTGGCGATTTCTCTTTGCTGATTATTATTTTGATGAAGAGATAGAGCTTGTTGAGCAAAGGTTTTTAATTGTTCCCAAAGGTTTAATTCTTGGAGAACATCACCAATTTTTTCTATAGAATTAGCAATGATATTTGGGCGGTTAATTTGAGTGATTAGTTGAATATACTCGTCAATATATTACTGTGTCGCCTGCCAAGTTGGATGTTTTTTATCTTGTTGTTTAATTGCTTCGAGATAAGCACAAAAGGTTTTTTCTCCCAGAATCTTTACTTGCCATTCTAGGTTATTGTTTTGCTGCCACAGGGTTAAAGCTGTGTGATAATGCTGAATGGCGGCATCTTTTTTATTGTTGATTTGATTGGTTAAACCTAATAATGATTCTATATAAGCATTAAGTTCGGAGGATTGACCTAACCCCCTAACCCCCTTCCCTAGTAGGGAAGGGGGAATAAGATAAGCCTCTCTCCTTTTAGGGGAGAGGTTTGGAGAGGGGTTTTCTTGTGAAGGGTCGAGGGAATCACCTATTAGTTCTTTTTTGGCTGCTGTTAATTCAGTCGCTAATTTCCGATATTCATAGAAATTTAAATTAAGTTGATTATTAAACCATTGATGAGCAGTGTTGATAATAAAATCTATTAATTCTTGGCTGTTAATTTCAAAGCTTTTCGTAATTGCCCAACTTTCTAAATCTGGTGCAATTTGCATGAATTGTTGATAGATGGCATCATCAATCCACACTACCAAAGGGAAATTAAAATGCTGCCGAA contains:
- a CDS encoding ATP-binding protein, which encodes MAEVALAESNWQQAIDLVKQALAIIPTIPQTSLDNRLFKSVQTYDLNLYKFILSRAQYNLGNTQEAISILETAKDGANPQEDIRLYIKILNQLQEFYFEQKERKAYLKAYNIKQQRRSIEQQFGLRAFVGAGRLEARRQTLLETLQTTSNISPEISASGRQLDVERLLERLNDDEYKLIVIHGQSGVGKSSLVNAGLVPALQQQSIRGKDNLVIVMRVYTNWEKELGQLLGLGTGNVDVSSSEVDSSGSEVQLSSSEAHASTSEAQPSTSKAQPSTSEAQLSTSEAHASTSEAQLSSSEAQTSTSEAQVSTSEAQPSASDPENSHSNPNSFPSPLLPCSSAPLFLNSLLDLLREKEQHNLRTVLVFDQFEEFFFVYTEPAQRKQFFEFLGSCLEILSAKVILSLRVDYIHYLLECNDLPSFQIIGNDILSHRVLYKLGNFSPKDAKSIIERLTANTSFQLEPALVDALVEDLAGELGEVRPIELQVVGAQLQAENITTLEKYRQFGTKQDLVQHYLNEVIHDCGEEHQQLAEFVLFLLTDEQGTRPLKTRVELERDLQSLGVEISLVEMVNPASLDLVLEIFVKSGLVVLLPEKSADLYQLVHDYLANLIHQQGKFKLRELRSLELETAWKEVKTASQTQSQFLATTFHALRNPMNIIINCIRLVKDDLCDSREEEIEFLERADEMSIYLLKLINDFLDISRIEISKISVMLETTDLKIVLLESINLCSIKIQQKGLQLKTNLETETILVKVDKAKLKQVLINIIDNATKFTDEGSITISTSLHQSVDKYEVIITITDTGLGIEPSQQEKLFHPFVILDNANTSKNQGTGLGLAVSRHLIELMGGTIILYSAGLNQGTTVKITLPII